The following are from one region of the Zonotrichia leucophrys gambelii isolate GWCS_2022_RI chromosome 1A, RI_Zleu_2.0, whole genome shotgun sequence genome:
- the HELB gene encoding DNA helicase B, whose protein sequence is MAEAGELQGKLLELWGHLRPLPHWEVADDDEESDEDFEELLAEDALLEAAGTELPAALPPRRAVIIQECGSKKQYEVVGRFPLVGPWWKVNVKAKKMGSKYFVQGYPSYFLQTDVEENNRQVFSLFLKECHVPEDWKEKFFAWLPMESVLSFSNLEEKLKQFQVSQLQPRGIKRDTKDYNIFHYVSKSFAGKAVLGALAFPSILEFLPVLLPRHFCGLLDKIRWEGEADVDDEEVADEMGTKLDEILKDEPWKLGFSRIMYKELNIPYCEATWAAFCQCEHLLWKIPVLQKNALILYDQLKTRCRQMGHTYEDQDELARLLSKHMSIEHVWQSLEFLKDQNVVIREKKLVFLPHLYKSEKDIAMYVGDLLAKHTWKLDVDVKKILSISEAPGETVDNKMNITQAREIEENNLDSHNGENHFPEKEVGSVSGIQSKAEVDKDQVIAVEKICSNPVTIISGKGGCGKSTIVSCLFRHLKQMEKEVEAASKVFEGDLDASEEWNTFDHYWEPENMYAKKYLNVLFTAPTGRATSLLREKTQLPAYTLHQIIYSFKSWRRSDREQPWKFSAVTVLIVDEGSLVSVRILSLVLKLLCEHAQLAKLVILGDTRQLPSIDPGNMLADIFEGLKSRGFSVELRTNHRAESQLIVDNASRISHRQLPEFDEVLKVSAWNEEMTMPIPEKKFIFIALPAGGNCQNLQTAIKILLKKGPGLEDAKQSQFIAFRRQDCDLINELCCQHYSDHLTRDHKNRFLFQTGDKIASTRNVYLKDLLATRGVREGSNGQECRSGETPLTAESNEEGKRLCNGDIFFITEDVEIDKQRLLTISSTDGSTFTVNYTALRKLCHIRHAWARTIHTFQGSEERTVVYVVGNAGRQHWQHVYTAVTRGRCRVYIVAEELHLRRAVKSKEIARKTRLQRFLREAIAETNNCPEQMPSPPKRCWRNQELGAQSVSATQGAPDPPELQSDLMMQEGSSALSKEKVGSLQQSPCKRQIPAPEDATEIPLTTVEESPLGSSRLKNLTLGQQIPRKLFKS, encoded by the exons ATGGCGGAGGCCGGCGAGCTGCAGGGcaagctcctggagctctgggggcaCCTGCGGCCGCTGCCGCACTGGGAGGTGGCGGACGACGATGAGGAAAGCGACGAGGACTTCGAGGAGTTGTTGGCGGAGGATGCGCTCCTGGAGGCTGCCGGCACGGAGCTGccggccgcgctgcccccgCGCCGGGCCG TTATTATACAGGAATGTGGCTCCAAAAAGCAGTATGAAGTGGTTGGACGTTTTCCATTAGTTGGCCCTTGGTGGAAAGTTAATGTTAAAGCTAAAAAAATGGGGTCGAAGTACTTTGTGCAAGGATATCCATCGTATTTTCTGCAGACTGATGTAGAAGAGAACAACCGACAAGTATTTTCACTCTTTCTTAAGGAGTGTCATGTTCCTGAAgattggaaagaaaaattttttgcTTGGCTCCCTATGGAGTCTGTGCTGAGTTTTAGCAACCTCGAAGAAAAACTAAAACAGTTCCAAGTTTCACAGCTACAGCCAAGAGGGATCAAAAGAGATACCAAGGATTACAACATCTTCCATTATGTTTCAAAATCAT TTGCAGGAAAGGCGGTATTGGGAGCTCTGGCCTTTCCAAGCATACTGGAGTTCTTGCCAGTTCTTCTGCCACGCCACTTTTGCGGTCTGTTAGATAAGATACGTTGGGAAGGAGAGGCTGATGTGGATGATGAGGAGGTGGCTGATGAGATGGGAACAAAACTGGATGAGATACTAAAGGATGAGCCATGGAAACTTGGATTCAGCAGG ATTATGTATAAGGAGTTGAACATTCCTTATTGTGAGGCAACATGGGCTGCCTTCTGTCAGTGTGAACATCTCCTCTGGAAGATTCCTGTCTTGCAGAAGAATGCATTGATTCTGTATGATCAGCTCAAGACACGCTGCAGACAGATGGGACACACATACGAAGATCAAGATGAATTAGCTCGTTTGCTATCCAAACACATGTCCATCGAGCATGTTTGGCAATCTCTTGAGTTTTTGAAAGATCAGAATGTAGTGATACGGGAGAAAAAGCTGGTGTTTCTGCCTCATCTTTACAAATCTGAAAAAGACATTGCAATGTATGTAGGTGACCTTCTGGCAAAACACACATGGAAACTGGATGTGGATGTCAAAAAGATACTTAGCATTTCCGAGGCACCAGGAGAAACTGTAGATAACAAAATGAATATTACCCAGGCACGTGAAATAGAGGAAAATAATCTAGACAGTCATAATGGTGAAAATCACTTTCCCGAAAAGGAGGTGGGCTCTGTGTCTGGTATCCAGAGTAAAGCAGAGGTAGACAAAGATCAGGTGATTGCTGTAGAAAAAATTTGTTCTAATCCTGTCACAATCATAAGtggaaaaggaggctgtgggaAGAGTACAATAGTTAGCTGCCTTTTTCGTCACttaaagcaaatggaaaaagaagTGGAAGCTGCTTCCAAGGTCTTTGAAGGAGACTTGGATGCATCTGAGGAATGGAATACATTTGATCACTACTGGGAACCAGAGAATATgtatgcaaaaaaatatttgaatgtaCTATTCACTGCACCTACAGGGAGGGCAACAAGTCTTTTGAGAGAAAAAACGCAGCTTCCTGCATATACACTACATCAG ATTATCTATAGTTTTAAGTCGTGGAGGCGGAGTGACCGAGAACAGCCGTGGAAATTTTCTGCAGTTACAGTTCTCATTGTGGATGAAGGAAGTTTGGTGTCTGTACGCATTCTTAGTTTAGTTTTGAAACTCTTGTGTGAGCATGCTCAGCTTGCTAAGCTTGTTATTCTAG GTGACACTAGACAGCTGCCAAGCATAGATCCAGGAAACATGTTAGCTGATATCTTTGAGGGTCTAAAATCAAGAGGCTTTTCTGTGGAACTGCGAACTAACCACAGAGCTGAATCACAACTAATTGTAGACAATGCGTCAAG AATCTCTCACCGGCAGCTTCCTGAATTTGATGAGGTGCTGAAAGTTTCTGCTTGGAATGAGGAAATGACAATGCCAATCCCAgagaagaaatttatttttattgctttgccTGCCGGCGGGAATTGTCAGA atttacaAACTGCAATAAAGATTTTACTTAAAAAAGGGCCAGGATTGGAGGATGCCAAACAATCACAATTCATTGCTTTCAGAAG GCAAGATTGTGATCTAATAAATGAACTTTGTTGCCAACACTACTCAGATCATTTAACCAG AGACCATAAGAACAGATTTCTGTTTCAAACTGGGGACAAGATTGCCAGCACACGCAATGTTTATCTCAAGGATCTCTTGGCCACCCGTGGTGTCAGAGAGGGTTCTAATGGCCAGGAATGCAGAAGTGGAGAAACCCCACTCACTGCAGAGTCTAATGAGGAGGGCAAACGACTCTGCAATGGAGATATATTTTTCATAACAGAG GATGTAGAAATTGATAAGCAGCGCTTGCTGACCATCAGCAGCACGGACGGCTCCACGTTCACTGTGAACTACACGGCACTGAGGAAGCTGTGTCACATCAGGCATGCCTGGGCCAGAACTATTCACACATTccag GGCTCGGAGGAGAGGACCGTGGTGTACGTGGTTGGCAACGCGGGCcggcagcactggcagcacgTGTACACGGCCGTGACCAGGGGGCGCTGCCGCGTCTACATcgtggctgaggagctgcacctGCGGAGAGCCGTGAAGAGCAAGGAGATCGCCAGGAAAACGCGTTTGCAGAGGTTTCTGAGAGAGGCAATTGCAGAAACAAACAACTGTCCCGAACAAATGCCCTCCCCCCCGAAGAGGTGCTGGCGAAATCAAGAGCTCGGGGCTCAGTCTGTTTCTGCTACTCAAGGTGCTCCTGACCCACCTGAACTTCAGAGTGACCTCATGATGCAGGAAGGGTCATCAGCTCTCAGTAAAGAGAAGGTGGGCAGTCTGCAGCAAAGTCCATGTAAAAGACAAATTCCTGCACCTGAGGATGCTACAGAAATACCCCTG ACAACAGTAGAAGAATCCCCACTTGGATCTTCCAGACTTAAGAATCTAACACTGGGACAGCAAATTCCCAGGAAACTCTTCAAAAGCTAA